Genomic window (Oryza sativa Japonica Group chromosome 3, ASM3414082v1):
gcgccagccatgctggcgccgccgcctccattcctgtttctctgtatggagttgcaacggtgtcatttttattttatttttttggatgtttttttacactcaggatcacgatacaaccaaccacaaaaaaaatttaaactcgaactaccacttagctaagttTAAAAATATCTAGtataccacttagtctactttgcaccttcactaaaattagaccataactcctttagtaaaaccctttgatcaggatgttaaacataatgcactctaccactatatgaaattacttaatctaatttaaaatataaccacatgaaatgacatatatataagttaaacagtacatagagatgtaattttttttatttttattttatttatttgatattttttcacacttaggagaacataggaaccaaccgtataaaaaataaactcaaacggacaaaatatgtgacatgtagaattttccaaaactctatcAAAACGGATaaaatatgtcatctattaaaataggtgtaactttctcatacggactcggaatcaggcaaataatatatgcacggacatctacagaaaaagttacattcGATTCTCCCCTCTTTGCCGGGTTAGGCGATATTAAAACCTTCAAATTctgcttgcaagattgtgttttcgaggagagaagtttttcggtggagctttggaaaattccacatgccacatatttcgtccgtttgagtttattttttacatggttggttcctgtgagttcctaagtgtgaaaaaaatatcaaaaaaataaaataaaaataaaaaagttgcacatctctctcctctgcactagttcggagagaggagaggagaggaaaaattctatatgtcacatattacgtccatttgagttcaatttttctatggttgattcttgtgtgtccctaagcgtgaaaaaaatatcaaacaaataaaacaaaaataaaaaatttcggggggagggcgccagccactGGGGGGCGCCAGtcactctggcgcactccccctagccacctcagcatcgccccgccacgtcggcagggggacggcgccaaagaggctggcgcggcagccactctggcgcctcaaaaaggaccatttttgggataaatttttctaggggtctatttgcgaaataagttttttaaaaggaccaaaatgtgaaaaatccagtacTTGTCTCCGTGTACATCGCGTAGCTCTAGCACCTCCCTGTTCCCACCAAGTCCGACGGCGCGACGCTGCGAAGGTTGACGTGCGGGTGTGTGCCGGTGGACGCGTATCGCCTCCTACCGAGGCGACGCAGCGAAGATTGGTGAAGCGCGTGGAGGACAGCTTCAAACAAAACTCACACAAGCAAACTAAAATGAAGCTCACACAAGCTCAGGGGtatattttgttcaaaataaaaaaatgaaatgcaCCAGCCGGGAATCGAACCCGGGTCTGTACCGTGGCAGGGTACTATTCTACCACTAGACCACTGGTGCTTGCTTGTTGAAATTTTTCTAAGAATTTATATATCAGCAGCATCGTTCATCAATCAAGGCACTACTCATAAAATTCAGTATCACTTCAAAATCAATCATGGGTTCAGATATCACTAGGCTCAAGTTCTGAGTTACCCCTAAACCAGCCCAGTTCTACCCTGTAATGGTCTATATATGGGGGGCATACGACTATGCTATACACACTACCAAGGCTACCAAGTACCCAGCTAGTATTTCTAAATGATAAAGGTAAGCAATATGCACTGACACATGTCGACAACCTAACTGCAAAAACACAAATTTGCTGATACACATGCTCCATTCATAGCAAGTGGAGTACACCTTGACTACCCCAAAAGGAAGCACATAGTATATCAGAAAGCACTCAAGCCAAACTGTAGTTCCACACTGACCCCCCATGACACTGAAAGTCTGAACCATATTAGTTTTAGAGCCTAGACTGACACCACCACCATCTCACAAGTGATCTCACGGATCATATTTGTCACACCTTGGCGAGCAAAGAGCAGGAGGAGGTTGACGATGACAACACAAAGCTGCTGCCCCCTTCTCCCCCTTGTGATCGAGTTGTGGTTGTGACATTGAAGAGACGAGCACCCAAAAGAGGAGCAAGAAATTGAAGTTCGCACTAGTCGCGGAGTACCTCAGCTCGGATATCCTCAAGATGCCGCTGGGGAAAGAGCCTAGCTCATGTGGACGCCGAGGGAAAGTGCAACAAAAGAGAGAAAGCCACGCCAAAGTTGGTGGCATCACCAGCCTCGAAACTCGAAAGCGCTAATGCTCGCCGCATATCCTTTGGTAGATACCGTTCCCTCTTCTCCTGCACATCTCCCTGAAGATTGCGTAGTTGCTCCCTGAACTACACCATAATTGCAGAGATAAGCAAAGCTTAATTGCGTCTTCAAGTATTTGCTTTGCTCTAACTGATGATCTGTGCACTTGGTTTATGCTAATGTTACTCTGCAAACAGGCTCAGAGCTGCTTCTTTCAGCTCAACTATTTTTTGCTCTGTTCTACTGGTATGCACTCTGTACTACATACAAGTAATACGTGTGCAAGAATTATTACAGACATGGCTCATGAGGGTGAATTCACTGAATTGTAATCATTGAGAGTATTGTGGAGCAGGTTTCAGTTAATGGAAAGCTAATGTCTGTTGATGCAAAATTGCACTGATTTAGGTACAAAAGGCACTTTTAACTAAAGAAATGATTTCCTGCAGAAAGCCCCTCAAATCTCAAAGAGGCACCAATACTTCCAAATAAAAGCACCCAATGGGAGCTTCCTCTTCTCCCCCCTCTTAAGCCCACGTATGCTCAAGGGCAGGGCACACTCCACATTATCCATGCATATGCATCATGTAATCCACAAGATCTTCTTAGCTTATGTCATGCGATAACTACCATCATCTTGTTCTTAATTTTGGAGTGTGTCCGTGCAATGGGTGGCCGTGCTTCACACGCCTATAGAGCGTGGGCTAATGGTGGCCATGGAGGCTAGCTAAGCTACTTCTTCTTGGGGAGGAATGGCTATGCATGGCCTCCATAGTCGACGACTTTTACCTCTACTAAGGTAGGGCAACTTGTATCCTTTGGCAATTATTCGGTGGATGTCTGTTGGTGGTGGTGTTAGGGATTGGAGCCGGATGAATCTTGAGTTTGATCTTGGCTGTATGATGTTAGACATAAAGAGGATGGTGAAATGGTATATGGATGTACGATGTTTGTGTTTCGGTCCTTGCTCTAATAATCAGTTGTTCTtagtgttttgttttttttttgccctctTTGTTAAATTGTAACCACCCTACATATATGTACTAGTATCACCAATAAAGTGATGAATTTGATATTAGTAATTAAGATTGTGTGTGCAAAATCTGTGTTGATTCTTCCATCGATAAACACGTCCATCATTCATGTATGATCTTCAATTCCCCGAGTTGTGTTGTCTACTATGAGCATGCAGTATATACCAGGCAGCAGCCGTAGTCCGAATCAGAAGGTGTTCGTGCCGGCCAAACGTCCACAGATTAGCTGTTCCTATTATGGGTAGTTTTATCAGTCTTAATAAGGTACAGAGATATTTCTAGTGTGAAACTTGGGTATCTCTAGTTACTTCTTGGTATCTCGATGTATGAAATTTTACAGTTCTTGAAAAATTATCTCGAGttacctaaattttacactaaaatttttgaTACCTAAGGtattaaattttacactagaaaatatggtaTTTCTAAGTACTTTTTCAAACATGGTAAAATTACCCTCCTCTTAATATAGCATTAGCAAATGATGGCTTGGTTTAAAAAAATCTCTCTCTTAATccctttgttccaaaatataagtttGGTTGGATATGTGACATATCATAGTATTATGAAGCTGGACAGAAACTAACTTATTCAGATCAGTAGTCCTATGATATGTCACATTGTCAATTAGAATTATTTCAAGTTGTGGGGAGTAGATCCCATCCCGGAGGTCATCGAGCACCTCTGACCTCTCAAACTCGTGCCACTCCCGCTGATGTGGGACTACCTCCAAGCCCCCAATCAcctgctcgtcgtcgtcttcaacgACGTGCCCGTCGATCAGGTGCACCCGTCTCAACCTTGGCGACGCCTTCATGACATGCTTAACAAAGCCGATCTGCCACCCCACTGCACTGAAGCCGACGATGGTGAGATCCTTCAGGCGATGGTACAGATGCTGTTGTGCTTGCACCTCTAGCCAAGAAGCCATCTTTACCGACCCATTGTCAATCTGCATTTAGGTTTCAGAGTTCATGTGAATTCACAGATATATTCcattccgtaaaaaaaaacagatatatTCCACAAAAAATGAAGCGGATCTTTAAGAGAAATGACATGGTTGTTAGGTTATAATATATATGATCAATAAATTTGCATACGTGAACATGGCATGGCTCCAGGGCAGGCGCAGCATCAAGCAGGAGGACAATCCAGAATATATCCCAATTCATTGGCACATTTGCAATGAATAGCTTCTTGAGATGAAGCAACGGGCTGGGTAAAGCTATTGGCTCAATCCAAACCTGCacacaagaaaaagaaacacaatTTTCACTTAGAGACAAGAGCCCATTACTACACTTATATTTTTCATTTCAGGAACATATGATTTGCCCACCTCCGGCCCTTTGAACTGTAGAACGAGGCTCTCTATCGATGGCATACTCATGACGAATTTGCTGAGTCGATATGTTGTGTTGCTAACTGCAGAAGGCTCAACCTTGGTTTTTAAGTAGTCCAAACTGACATGCCTAAGTCGAGGCACCTCGCCATAGTACACCTCGGTAGGCTGCACGCCCCGGCAAGCAAAAGTTTCAAGCCAAGGCAGCGAATCCAGATAGATTTCCACAAATTCGCAGTTGTCAACCAGCAACTTCTTAAACCCAGAATCTGGCACACTGAACTGAAGAATAGGCTGGGAGCTTCGGCAATGTCTGATACTGAAGTCCACCAGAGACACACAGTTTGACAGAATACGACTAGCCCCTCCATAATACGAAGCTTTGCACAACTCGAGCTTGGTGAGCCACCGAAGCATCAAGCAATCAAATATACCAATCGGCTTGCAGTTGATCAGCACGAGCCGCTTTAGCCGCATGCTCTGGCATTCATCCAGCACACGGAAGTCATAGTCGACGCGGTGCTCTTCGACGTCGAGCTCGAGATCCTCGGCTCCCCACCTGCCGATCGCCGCGGTGACCCATCGCTGGATGCACTCGCTCCACCTGCCACTGCCGCTACGGGTCTGAAGCCTTAGCTTTCGGATAGTTCTGCGGACGCCGTCGTCGGGAGGCGGCAGAAGGAACGCGTCCACCCGCTTGACGTAGCGGCGCATCGCGCAGCGCTTCGCGCAGCGCTCGTAGCGTCGCATGATACTTTCCAAGAGCGGGCGGGTCCTCCTCGTCCACTGCTGCATCCTCTCCTTCGTCTCCTCCGtggcgctcctcctcgccgccaggtacgccgccttctccgcctcGTACGCCGCGCTGCCCTCCGTCCACAGCCGCGCGCCTCACCCGGTGGTAGCGTGGGGGGGAGGatgtcgtcgacggcgaggtcgtAGCACGTGTGGGAGCGCCGAGGGAGACGAAGCCATCGCTTCGAGAGGATGGTGGTGGCTATCGTCGATCGCGCGTCTAGCCTGTCGAGGATCAGGAGGAGTATGCCGTCAGGTAAGCTGCTGATCATGTCCTCGTCAATGTTGTGCTGATCTTGGCTCATACGCATctagggaagaagaagatggaacCAACAAGATTACGGTAATTAACGTGAGTTCTTGCAGAAAATGaggggagtggattctaatccctcgaggggatatcccctcgtatatctttcaaattcgatgcaaatagttgtgaaaaattctgaaaaaaattgacaatatagAGTATAATGATGCCTACtaatccaccaaaattcatgttcaaattcgatctacacatcgagaaacaaaaaagacaaatttagatataaacagtacgctactattcatacgctgaatttgtcttttttatatctcgacgtgtgagttgagtttggacttaagattttgtggagttatatatatgtgttgtatgaatgttgtcaaatttttctaaaatttttcataaccgtttagatggttGTTAAACAAACGAGGAAACATCTCCTCGAgagattagaatagtttcccgaAAATGAGGGACTAAAAAGTTTCTACAGTAAAAGTGAAACCCTATTTTTTCTGTACCCgcttggaggaggaggcgccggtgACTGTGCAGACGTCGTAGGCTTCTTGAGACGGCGGTAGCATCGTGCACTTGTCTCCTCTGAAGCCATCTGATCTGATCGTCAGTGGCTGACCGagcgagcgggcggcggcggcggatctgaGGGTTTGTACCTGCATATATGCACGGAAGAGTTTATGCCGGCGTGCTGGAAGTTGCAGGACACGGGCTGCCCGCATGCATATGTTTACCTAAAGCCAGCTTATAAGAATCTAGAAAAACTAGGTTTCTCAGCTTCGtttagttcattttctgaattctaCAACTGCTTGTTAGAATCTAGACTAAAATTAAGCCGGACTGTTTGAGAGAGCTGTTGATTctaggagaagctgcagcagctagaagctcccccaaacaagaCATTCCAGAAGTTCCCTTACATATATCCAGCCTTCTCCCTAATAATCTAAGATGCAAGTGTCTAAGGTTGGAGAAATAATGCAAAATCGCAAACCGAATCCAATCGATTTGTATGGCAAACGTGTTAATCTGACAAGATGAACTTAGTTTcttttggagaaaaaaagaacagaaaatCGGCGACCGAATGGGACaaaatgattgaaaaaaaacaaatctaaactTTGTGATCTTGCAGTTGTATAAAAATGTAGCTAGAACTTTTGATTCATACTCCGTCTTAAATTCAATCAAAAAAGACGCGAATATTAAGAAAGTGTCTAATATCAAATactaattagaaggggtgaggctacGAACCCAGATCGTCTAGCCCATCACCATGTGGAACTAGCCGAAAGATCTCTAAGCATTTCTCATCTTAAATTCAATCGTAAGGTCTTTAAGTTTTGTACATGGTCTAAATTACGCACGGAAGAACCACCCAACATGGAAGAGCACAGAGTTCAGTAACCAACCAGAACAAATCTGAACTCCAGATTGCCATAGCATTCTTCAGTTCCCCACCCTACTCTTTGCAACTTCAACTTTCaagaaaaacacagaaaaatgCAGGTTGCTTCGTCTGCTATATCTGCATTCGTCTCAATCACCCTCCGCTCAGCGACAACAAAAATGAGCAAGGGCAAAGACGCAGCAGCATGAACAAATAACACACAAGTTCATTTACAGGTCAAACATCATTTTATACTACACTGTTATGCATACCCTGTGGCTCAGTTAATCAGTTCAGAATTATTTCGAGTTGGGGCGAGCTAATCCCATCCCAGAGGTCATCGAGCACCTCTGACCTCTCACACTCGTGCCACTCCCGCCGATGTGGGACTACCTCCAAGCCCCCAGGTACCTGCTCGTCGTCTTCAACGACGTGCCCGTCGAGCAGGTGCACCCGTCTCAGCCATGGCGACGCCTTCACGACATGCTTAACAAACCCGATTTGCCACCCCACCAGCTCATTCAGGCAATGGTACTGACGCTCTTGTGCTTGCACGTCTACCCAAGAAGCCATCTTTTCCGACGTGTTGTCAATCTGCATTCAGATTTCGAAATTGTTGGTACAGATGTAATCAAGAAGAAATGGAAGTGTATAATAGGAGAATAAAGACACGTTTGTGATGTATATATGATCAATAAACTGCATACATGAACATGGCATGACTCCAGGACAGGGGCGGCGTCAAGGAGGGCGACAATCCAGAATatatcccaaatcattggcACGTTTGCAATGAATAGCTTTCTGAGATGACTCAACGGGCTGGGTAGAGCCATTGGCTCAATCCACACCTGCACACAAGAAAAGGCAACGCAATTTCACTTAGAGACGAGAGGCCAAATATACTGTTAGCACATTTCAAGAATATATATAGATCGCTCACCTCAGGCCCTTTGAACTGCAGAACGAGGCTCTCTACAGGCGGCATCCTCTTGACGAATTTGCTCCATGGATATGTTGTGTGGCTAACAGAGGGGCCAATGTTGTTGCCTGCGGTTTACAAGTAGTCCAAACTCACATGCCTAAGCTGAGGCACCTCACCATAGTACAGTTTGGTTGGCTGCTGGCCCCGGCAAACAAAAGTTTCAAGACAAGGGAGCACATCCAGATAGATTTTCCCAAATTTGCAGTTGTCCACCAGCAAATTCTTTAATCTAGATGTTGGCACATTGAAACGAAGAGGACAGTCAAATACTGGATCATATCTGATACTAAAGTCCACTAGATGCACACAGTTTCTCAAAATACTAACAGCCGCTCCAAGAAATGATCTTTTACCCAAGGAGAGTTTGGTGAGCCTCCGAAACGCCAAGGAAGTAAATATACCAATTGGACAGCACTAGCCGTTCCAGCTGCACATTCTGGGATCCATCCAGTATCTTGCGAAAGTTAAGGCTGACGCCGGGTTCTTCAACGTCGAGCTCAAAATCTTTGACTCCCCACCTGCCGATCGTGGCGATAATCCATCTCTGAATGAATACACTCCACCCTCTGCCAAAGGTATGAAGCCTTAGCTTTTGGATAGTCCGGTGCACGCCATCGGGAGGTAGAAGAAACGCATTCACCCGCTTGACATAGGAACGCATTGCCTGACGTTTGTAGCGTTCCAGAATAGCTTCGAGTACACTGATTATCCTAATCCGCCGATCATTGTGGTCCTCCGTGGTGTAAATGTCAGCCAGCCTCTGATCCATAGGGCCCTTGCTGGCCAGCTTCAGGGCATCCTTCTCCGCCGCAAACGTCGCCTTGGCCTCTTTCCACATTCGCTTCACCCTATGGTAGCGTGGAGGGAGGAAATCATCAACGGTGAGGTCATAGCATGTCATGGAGCGCCGAGGAAGATTTTTCCATCTCTTCGAAATGATAGTTGCGATTATTGTTGTGTGTGGATCTAGCTTGTCGAGGATCAGGGCGAGTATATATCATCAGGTAAGCTACTGATCATGTCCTCCCCCTCGTAGTAGTTGTGCTCCTTGCTCATACGCATCTAGTGAAGTTTGATGAGAAAGGATAATGAATAACAGTCAGCGATCTAAGCCAATAAGTAATTTCCAGGagtgtgtgaaaaaaaaaaatcagagattAATGCCTTCGACACAGGATCCAACTCAACAGCCTACATGGCGACACGAGCAAGGGAAAGTGTCAACTCCTCTCACAGATCACAAGAACAGATAGGTTATCGTCGACTCGACCCAACCGgatcgagcgccgccgccgccgccaagccgcCACCAATTCAATTCATCGATGATTCGAGTCACGGATACATTGAGTGTTTTATACCgtatcccttctctctctctctctctcttacagCCAACAGTATTACAGCTGGCGAATTCTTTCCCTATTACAAGAAAGATGTTACTTGGCCCACATTGGCCCACTATAGCGAGGGTTAGGAACACGAGCTCGAATGGGCTTCTTTGCTGTAGCGATTGAAGTCTCTTCTATCTCCTGCTCTGCTGCTATCTCCAGTTCTGCTGTATTGTTCTCCTGTTCTCCATCAGGAAAGATCTTGACAACCCCCTCCCCTTGAAAAGTGGCTTGCCCCCAAGCCAGTGCCATTGGAAAACGCTGCTGAAGATCTTCCCGATCCTCCCAGGTGGCATCCTCTGCAACAGAATCAGACCAATATACAAGAACTTGAGAAACAGTGCGATTACCTTTCCTGATCAATCGCTGGTCCAGAATCTGAAGAGGATAGACAGTTGATTTCAGGAATTTGGGCAGCCGAGATTGAACTTGATGCTTAAATCCATGTGCAACCTTGAGCTGGGAAACATGGAAAACTGGATGGATAGTACTGTCATCTGGCAATTGAAGCTTATAAGCAACAGTACCGACCCTTGCCAATATCTGAAAGGGGCCATAGAACTTGAAAGCCAGCTTATGACAAGCTCGAGATGCAACAGACTTCTGAACGTATGGTTGCAGCTTAAGAAATACCCAGTCCCCTACTGCAAATTCTCTGAATGACCTGTTCTTATCAGCATGAAACTTCATCTTTTGTTGTACTCGGTGCAAATGCTGTTGCAGCAATTCTGCCATCAGTTTCCTCTCATGAAGCCAAACAGCCAGATCGGGAATCGCACAAGTTTCCATAGTAACACCCAACTGAAGAGGGTTATGGCCATAGAGTACTTCGAATGGTGTCTTGTTCAAAGCAGAATGAAAGCAAGTATTATACCAATACCCTGCTAAATGTAACCAAGTAACCCACTTAAAAGGGGCTGCATTAGTGAAACAACGGAGAAACATTTCCAAACACTGGTTAACCCTCTTAGTTTGCCCATCGGACTGTGGGTGATAAGCAGAACTAAGGTGCAGGGCAATGCCAGATTTCAAGAAAAGAAATTCCCACAATTTGCTAGTAAAAATTTTGTCTCTATCAGAGATCAGTACTTTAGGCATCCCATGAAGTTTGTAGATGTTCTTCATATATGACACTGCAACATCTAGGGCTGAGAATGGGTGTGACAGAGGAACAAAGTGGGCATACCTGGAGAATTTGTCAACCACCACTAGTATGCAATTGTATCTCTCTGATTTTGGCAATCCCTCAATAAAATCCAATGAGACCACTTGCCAGGCACCTTCTGGAATCGGCAAGGGTTGCAGCAGTCCTGGATATTTAGCTAGGTCTGGTTTCGCTTGCTGACAGATAGTACAATTCTTTACCCACTGCTGAATCATTTTCTTCATCTGTGGCCAAGCAAACAGTGCTTTTACTCGCTGATAAGTTACTGGGAAACCAGAATGTCCACCTATAGGGCTGGCATGCAAGGCAGTGACTAGCTGTTGCTGTAAGGATAAATTATGCCCAATCCAAATTTTACCCTTGTACCGCAATACCCCTTGCACTAAATGAAAATGTTCCCTGGCAGTAGGATGCAATGCCAATTCAGTTAAGAGTTGCTGAGCCTGCTCATCAGTTTCATACCCTTTTACCACTGCTGTTAACCAAAGGGGTTGGCATTCGGATACAGCCCACAATTGATCATTTGTCTCTTCATCCCTTCTTGATAATGCATCTGCAGCTGCATTAGAGGTTCCCCTTCGATAACAAACCTTATACTGCAGTCCCATCAACTTAGTGAAAGCCTTATGTTGCAACGGAGTATGTAATCTTTGGTCAGTGATATGCATTAGATTGTGGTGATCTGTGAGTATGACAAACTCATCATGCTGCAAATATGATCTCCACTGATCGACTGCCAATAGGATAGCCAGGTATTCCTTCTCATATGTAGACAGCCCCCTGGTTTTTGGACCTAATGCTTTGCTAACAAAGGCAATAGGGTGCCTGTCCTGTGACAAAACTGCCCCTATTCCCATATCACAGGCATCTGTTTCCACAGTGAAAGTTTTTGAGAAGTCAGGCAGTGCCAAAACTGGGGCACTAACCAAAGCTTGCTTCAAGGCATTGAAAGCTTCATCCATTTGTGCTGTCCATTTAAAGGGCACCCCTTTCTTAAGCAGCTGGGTGAGTGGTTTGTTGATAGTTCCAAAGTTTCTCACA
Coding sequences:
- the LOC136355570 gene encoding uncharacterized protein, with the translated sequence MPPVESLVLQFKGPEVWIEPMALPSPLSHLRKLFIANVPMIWDIFWIVALLDAAPVLESCHVHIDNTSEKMASWVDVQAQERQYHCLNELVGWQIGFVKHVVKASPWLRRVHLLDGHVVEDDEQVPGGLEVVPHRREWHECERSEVLDDLWDGISSPQLEIILN